One part of the Lachnospiraceae bacterium JLR.KK002 genome encodes these proteins:
- the guaA gene encoding glutamine-hydrolyzing GMP synthase, whose amino-acid sequence MDRETVIVLDFGGQYNQLIARRVRECNVYCEVKSHTMNLDEIKAMKPKGIIFTGGPNSVYEDTSPSCSKEIFEFGIPILGICYGSQLMAHLLGGTVNTAPVSEYGHTKVSVDTTDILFDDTSSESVCWMSHTDYIAQVPEGFRITAHTPVCPVAAMSFPEKKLYATQFHPEVMHTREGMKMLENFVFKVCGCAGDWKMDSFVETTIQSLREKIGGGKVLCALSGGVDSSVAAVLLSKAVGKQLTCVFVDHGLLRKNEGDEVEKVFGPNGEYELNFIRVNAQQRYYEKLKGITEPEEKRKIIGSEFIRVFEEEAKKIGAVDFLVQGTIYPDVIESGLGKSAVIKSHHNVGGLPDVVDFREIIEPLRMLFKDEVRKAGLELGIPEYLVFRQPFPGPGLGIRIIGEVTEEKVKIVQEADYIYREEIAKAGLDKDLGQYFAALTNMRSVGVMGDFRTYDYAVALRAVNTSDFMTAEAAQIPWEVLQKVTNRIVNEVKGVNRVLYDCTGKPPGTIEFE is encoded by the coding sequence TTGGATAGAGAAACAGTCATCGTTCTTGATTTCGGCGGACAGTACAATCAGCTCATTGCCCGGCGCGTACGGGAATGTAATGTATACTGTGAGGTAAAATCTCATACCATGAATCTGGACGAAATAAAAGCCATGAAACCGAAAGGTATTATTTTCACCGGAGGGCCAAACAGCGTTTATGAAGATACCTCTCCCAGTTGCTCCAAAGAAATATTTGAATTTGGAATTCCCATACTGGGAATCTGTTATGGCTCCCAGCTAATGGCCCATTTACTGGGCGGAACGGTAAATACCGCACCTGTCAGTGAGTACGGCCATACAAAGGTGTCCGTTGATACCACAGATATTTTGTTTGATGACACATCTTCAGAAAGTGTCTGCTGGATGAGTCATACGGATTATATTGCTCAGGTGCCGGAGGGCTTCCGAATTACTGCTCATACTCCTGTCTGTCCGGTTGCCGCAATGTCATTTCCGGAAAAGAAACTGTATGCAACCCAGTTCCATCCGGAAGTTATGCATACCAGAGAAGGTATGAAAATGCTTGAAAATTTTGTTTTTAAAGTATGCGGCTGTGCCGGGGACTGGAAAATGGATTCTTTTGTGGAAACCACTATTCAGAGTCTGCGGGAGAAAATCGGCGGTGGTAAAGTGCTCTGCGCTCTGTCCGGCGGCGTGGATTCTTCTGTAGCTGCAGTGCTGCTCTCAAAAGCAGTGGGAAAACAACTGACCTGCGTTTTTGTGGATCATGGCCTGCTCCGCAAAAATGAGGGGGATGAAGTGGAAAAAGTATTTGGCCCCAACGGGGAATATGAATTGAACTTTATCCGTGTCAACGCACAGCAGCGGTATTATGAAAAGCTGAAAGGCATTACGGAGCCGGAAGAAAAACGAAAAATTATCGGTTCAGAATTTATTCGCGTATTTGAAGAGGAAGCAAAAAAAATCGGTGCTGTGGATTTTCTGGTGCAGGGTACCATTTATCCGGACGTAATAGAATCAGGCCTTGGGAAATCCGCTGTCATTAAATCTCACCACAATGTGGGAGGCCTTCCGGATGTGGTGGATTTCAGGGAAATCATTGAACCCCTTCGTATGCTTTTCAAGGATGAAGTCCGCAAAGCCGGACTGGAGCTTGGCATTCCGGAATATCTTGTATTCCGCCAGCCATTTCCGGGTCCTGGCCTTGGAATCCGTATCATCGGCGAGGTGACGGAAGAAAAGGTGAAGATTGTCCAGGAGGCGGATTATATTTATCGGGAAGAAATCGCAAAAGCCGGACTGGATAAAGACCTGGGCCAGTATTTTGCAGCTTTGACCAACATGCGTTCCGTGGGCGTTATGGGGGATTTCAGAACTTATGACTATGCAGTGGCCCTCCGGGCTGTGAATACCTCTGACTTTATGACTGCAGAAGCGGCGCAGATTCCCTGGGAAGTGTTGCAGAAAGTTACCAACCGAATTGTGAATGAGGTGAAGGGGGTTAATCGGGTACTGTATGACTGTACCGGAAAGCCGCCTGGAACAATTGAGTTCGAGTAG
- a CDS encoding HD-GYP domain-containing protein has product MKNYPIRDLRPGMKVVEPVYTNSGQMVMDAGTVLTSALIDRLSYYGIASASAEVPVGTRSTPETDKNKNVSMPNPSRASNPSYSQKVKSQPEFMAYQIEYTKEVNSIRSLLDGIIQNPTQPIDISKVLNECSKLTSLTKTTVDLFDKLHNMRLDDDSVYSHCLNVALIARQMGKWLHFSVEDMDVLTLCGLFHDIGKVQIPDEILNKPGKYTDEEFALIQQHPVTSYNLLRYLSIDERIKKAALMHHERCDGSGYPQKLKADQIDDFAEIIAIADVYDAMTAARSYRSPLCPFQAIDMFEKDGLQLYSPKYILTFLNRIANTYQNNRVLLNNGQSANIVMINAKHLTRPMIQLDDGSVVDMLNLPEWEIIKII; this is encoded by the coding sequence ATGAAGAATTATCCTATCAGAGATTTACGTCCCGGCATGAAGGTTGTAGAACCGGTTTATACTAACAGCGGACAGATGGTTATGGATGCCGGTACTGTTCTGACCTCTGCATTGATTGACCGTCTCTCTTATTATGGGATAGCTTCTGCTTCTGCAGAAGTTCCTGTGGGAACCCGGTCAACCCCGGAAACAGATAAAAATAAAAATGTCAGTATGCCGAATCCCAGCCGGGCTTCCAATCCATCCTATTCTCAGAAAGTGAAATCTCAGCCGGAATTTATGGCATATCAGATTGAATATACGAAAGAGGTAAATTCTATTCGGAGTTTACTGGACGGCATCATTCAGAATCCAACACAGCCCATTGACATAAGCAAGGTTCTGAATGAATGTTCCAAACTGACTTCTCTGACTAAAACTACCGTAGATTTATTTGATAAACTGCACAATATGCGGCTGGATGATGACAGTGTATATTCCCACTGTCTGAATGTGGCACTGATTGCCCGGCAGATGGGAAAATGGCTCCATTTTTCAGTGGAAGACATGGATGTGCTGACTCTGTGCGGTCTCTTCCATGATATTGGAAAAGTTCAGATTCCGGATGAGATTCTGAACAAACCGGGAAAATACACAGATGAGGAGTTTGCTTTGATTCAGCAGCATCCTGTAACAAGCTACAATCTTTTGAGATATCTGTCCATCGATGAACGCATCAAAAAAGCAGCTCTGATGCACCACGAGCGTTGTGACGGTTCCGGTTATCCTCAGAAGTTGAAGGCTGACCAGATTGATGATTTTGCGGAAATTATTGCCATTGCAGATGTATACGATGCAATGACCGCAGCCCGTTCCTACCGCTCCCCTTTATGTCCTTTCCAGGCAATTGACATGTTTGAAAAAGACGGACTTCAGTTATACAGTCCCAAATATATCCTGACATTCCTGAACCGTATTGCAAACACCTATCAGAATAATCGGGTATTGCTGAATAACGGACAGAGTGCGAACATTGTTATGATTAATGCCAAACATCTTACCCGGCCCATGATTCAGTTAGACGATGGTTCGGTAGTAGACATGCTCAATCTTCCGGAATGGGAAATCATCAAAATCATATAA
- the metK gene encoding methionine adenosyltransferase, translated as MEKRLFTSESVTEGHPDKLCDAVSDAILDALMAKDPMSRVACETAACTGFVLVTGEITTKAEIDIPQIVRDTVKEIGYTDAAMGFDGNTCAVMVALDKQSADIAMGVDKALEAKENKMSEEELEAIGAGDQGMMFGYATNETPELMPYPISLAHRLALQLTKVRKEGTLKYLRPDGKTQVSVEYDEQGQPRRLEAVVLSTQHDPEVSQEQIHSDIRKYVFDPILPQELVDEDTKFFINPTGRFVIGGPQGDAGLTGRKIIVDTYGGYARHGGGAFSGKDCTKVDRSAAYASRYVAKNIVAAGLADKCEIQLSYAIGVAQPTSVMVDTFGSGKISDEKLVEIIRENFDLRPAGIIKMLDLRRPIYKQTAAYGHFGRNDLNLPWEATDKAEVLKKYL; from the coding sequence ATGGAAAAAAGATTATTTACATCAGAATCAGTAACAGAGGGACATCCGGACAAATTATGTGACGCAGTATCAGATGCGATTTTGGATGCGTTAATGGCGAAAGATCCTATGAGCCGGGTAGCATGTGAAACCGCGGCATGTACCGGATTTGTTCTCGTAACAGGAGAAATCACCACAAAAGCGGAAATTGATATTCCCCAGATTGTCAGAGATACCGTAAAGGAAATTGGCTACACAGATGCTGCCATGGGATTTGACGGAAATACCTGCGCAGTTATGGTTGCACTGGATAAACAGTCAGCAGATATTGCCATGGGTGTGGACAAGGCGCTGGAAGCAAAAGAAAATAAAATGTCCGAAGAAGAACTGGAGGCAATCGGCGCCGGAGACCAGGGTATGATGTTTGGTTATGCCACCAATGAGACACCGGAGCTGATGCCATATCCCATTTCTCTGGCACACCGTCTGGCTCTTCAGCTTACAAAAGTTCGCAAAGAAGGTACCTTGAAATACCTGAGGCCAGACGGAAAAACACAGGTTTCTGTAGAATACGACGAACAGGGCCAGCCCAGACGCCTGGAAGCGGTAGTTCTGTCCACACAGCATGACCCGGAGGTAAGCCAGGAACAGATTCATTCAGATATCCGAAAATATGTATTTGACCCCATTCTGCCGCAGGAACTGGTAGATGAGGATACGAAATTTTTCATCAATCCCACCGGACGTTTCGTAATTGGCGGACCCCAGGGAGACGCCGGACTGACCGGACGGAAAATTATTGTGGATACATATGGCGGATATGCCCGTCATGGCGGCGGAGCTTTTTCCGGTAAGGACTGCACCAAGGTAGACCGTTCCGCAGCTTATGCATCCCGCTATGTTGCAAAAAATATTGTGGCAGCAGGACTTGCAGACAAATGTGAAATTCAGTTGTCCTATGCTATTGGTGTTGCACAGCCTACCTCCGTTATGGTAGATACTTTTGGCTCCGGAAAGATTTCCGACGAGAAACTGGTAGAAATCATCCGAGAGAACTTTGATCTTCGTCCGGCAGGAATTATCAAAATGCTGGATTTAAGACGTCCTATCTATAAACAGACAGCAGCCTATGGACATTTTGGACGAAATGATCTGAATCTGCCCTGGGAAGCAACTGATAAAGCAGAAGTTTTGAAAAAATATTTGTAA
- a CDS encoding transposase → MAHFTSNTYTLKREILTFSNKISKKLSKPDKKFIADMTYGILASGSCLLTDIVDQLHERSKKVNSVERLTRHLNKGIPGKAQKSYLYTIRKWIPDEPVVHIDDSDIVKPDGRKFESPGLVRDGSKSTDTKNVYEKGYHVTEACALTKNGHPVSILSKVHSSKEKDFTSINDVTFSAMEQAASLFGKATFVMDRGYDDNKMFLKLHGLEQDYVIRLTTKRKLLFHGKWVPATHLREQRKGKIKMPLYYKGKNHDAYLSHVKVQITASRKDIYLVLVYGITEHPMMLATNKKISSREDVIRIAKLYFSRWRIEEYFRCKKQVFRFEHFRVRRLKAINALNFYITLCMAFLAHLSMKPETNALKVSIIKTAAPIKEKVGFSYYRLAKGIIGILSYAKEGIRLWFRTKRPAYRQLCLKLAV, encoded by the coding sequence ATGGCTCATTTTACATCAAATACCTACACTTTGAAACGGGAAATTTTAACTTTTTCTAATAAAATTTCCAAAAAGCTTTCAAAACCGGACAAAAAGTTTATTGCCGATATGACTTACGGCATCCTCGCTTCCGGAAGTTGCCTGTTGACCGACATCGTAGACCAGCTCCACGAACGTTCCAAAAAAGTCAATTCCGTAGAGCGGCTCACCAGGCATTTGAATAAAGGGATTCCTGGAAAAGCGCAGAAATCATACCTTTACACCATACGCAAATGGATTCCGGATGAACCTGTCGTCCATATCGATGACAGCGATATCGTGAAACCGGATGGCCGCAAGTTTGAATCCCCTGGCCTCGTCAGGGATGGCTCCAAAAGCACGGACACAAAGAACGTCTATGAAAAAGGCTACCATGTCACAGAAGCCTGCGCCCTTACGAAGAATGGCCATCCCGTCAGTATCCTCTCTAAGGTCCATTCTTCGAAAGAGAAAGACTTCACATCCATCAATGATGTGACTTTTTCAGCAATGGAACAGGCAGCCTCCCTGTTCGGAAAGGCCACTTTCGTCATGGACAGGGGATACGATGACAACAAGATGTTCCTGAAACTCCATGGGCTGGAACAGGACTACGTCATCCGCCTTACGACAAAGCGCAAACTCCTTTTCCATGGGAAATGGGTCCCGGCGACACATCTTCGGGAACAGCGCAAGGGCAAGATCAAAATGCCGCTTTATTATAAAGGCAAAAACCATGATGCCTATCTTTCCCATGTGAAAGTGCAGATCACGGCTTCCAGAAAGGACATCTACCTTGTCCTGGTCTACGGTATCACGGAGCATCCCATGATGCTGGCTACAAATAAAAAAATCAGTTCCAGGGAAGATGTCATCCGGATTGCAAAGCTCTACTTTTCCAGATGGCGCATTGAGGAGTATTTCCGCTGCAAAAAACAGGTATTTCGCTTTGAGCATTTCAGGGTACGGAGACTCAAAGCCATCAACGCTTTAAATTTTTATATCACCTTATGCATGGCATTCCTGGCACACCTGTCCATGAAGCCGGAGACGAATGCCCTTAAAGTCTCCATCATAAAAACGGCTGCTCCCATAAAGGAGAAAGTGGGCTTCAGCTATTACCGGCTGGCAAAAGGCATCATCGGCATACTCTCGTATGCGAAAGAGGGCATCAGGCTCTGGTTTCGGACGAAGCGTCCGGCTTACCGTCAGCTTTGCCTTAAGCTGGCCGTCTGA
- a CDS encoding MarR family winged helix-turn-helix transcriptional regulator — translation METKGGFYITQIKQLQDRIFERLLLEYGIEISGGQGRILFILWKTDHLTVSEISEKTSLAKNTVSVVINGMVKKGIVERNINPQNRRQTIISLTEYAKSLQEKYEMVSQQMNEIFYQGFSEDEQKQFEQHLTRILDTLTEYLHTGK, via the coding sequence TTGGAAACAAAAGGCGGATTCTATATCACACAGATAAAGCAGCTCCAGGACAGAATCTTTGAGCGGTTATTACTGGAATATGGAATTGAAATAAGCGGCGGGCAGGGAAGAATTCTGTTTATCCTGTGGAAGACGGATCATCTTACTGTCAGTGAAATCAGTGAAAAAACTTCTCTTGCCAAAAACACCGTATCTGTTGTCATAAACGGTATGGTAAAAAAGGGAATTGTAGAAAGAAATATTAATCCTCAGAACCGTCGGCAGACTATTATATCACTGACAGAATATGCAAAATCTCTGCAGGAAAAATATGAAATGGTATCACAGCAGATGAACGAAATATTTTATCAGGGTTTCTCTGAGGATGAACAGAAACAGTTTGAGCAACATCTTACGAGAATACTTGATACATTAACAGAATATCTGCATACAGGCAAATAA
- a CDS encoding pyridoxamine 5'-phosphate oxidase family protein: MKTREEIIEFIQKQKVAFIASVDEDGFPNMKAMFIPRKIDGDCFYFSTNTSSMRSQQFMKNPKASIYFYNKGRFKYEGIMLTGTMEVLQDDDIKQEIWCTGDTMYYKLGVTDPDYSVLKFTAIKGRHYCNLKSESFHMKELT, encoded by the coding sequence TTGAAAACAAGAGAAGAAATAATTGAATTTATTCAGAAACAAAAAGTAGCTTTTATTGCCTCTGTAGACGAAGATGGTTTTCCCAATATGAAAGCCATGTTTATACCGCGTAAAATAGACGGCGACTGTTTTTATTTCTCAACAAATACTTCCTCTATGCGCTCACAGCAGTTTATGAAAAATCCAAAGGCAAGCATATATTTTTACAATAAAGGACGTTTTAAGTATGAAGGCATTATGCTGACAGGCACCATGGAAGTTTTGCAGGATGATGACATAAAACAGGAAATATGGTGTACCGGAGATACGATGTATTACAAACTGGGTGTAACCGACCCTGATTATAGTGTACTGAAATTTACAGCAATAAAGGGCAGACATTATTGTAATCTGAAATCAGAAAGTTTCCATATGAAAGAGCTGACGTAA
- the istA gene encoding IS21 family transposase, producing the protein MTKYREIIRLTGLGFSQRDIMASCGVAQKTVVKVQKRARELKLSWPLDEAMTDTELQRLMFSKENRVSPNKRMPDYNYIHKELLRNGVSKKLLWTEYMEDCRANGEEPLMYSQFCYHIQQDEQKRRATMHINRKPGEQVEVDWAGDPATIIDPDTGEIIKAYIFVGVMTYSQYAYVEACMDMKQKSWINAHIHMYEYFGGVARILVPDNCKTAVVHNGGFKDQQINETYQEMAEHYGTAIIPARVRSPKDKPNAEGTVGNISAWITAALRKEQFFSLAELNRAIRDKLELFNQRLFQKKEGSRRSLFLGEEKPLLAPLPATRFELSDWKTATVQFNYHISVDGMLYSVPYEYIKKKVDVKVTDTTIEIFYNHNRIASHRRLKGRTGQYSTVTEHMPEDHQKYLEWNGNRFRKWAERIGINTYTAVNAILTSKGVEQQTYRSCMGLLKLAEKYSDALLEAACKKALSYTASPSYKSIKNILVTGSDKPASKTTDTKTTQKARGITRGADYYRR; encoded by the coding sequence ATGACCAAGTACAGAGAAATCATTCGCCTTACCGGACTGGGATTCTCACAACGCGATATCATGGCCAGCTGTGGTGTCGCACAGAAAACTGTCGTCAAGGTTCAGAAACGTGCCAGAGAATTAAAACTTTCATGGCCGCTTGATGAAGCAATGACCGACACAGAACTTCAAAGGCTCATGTTCTCTAAGGAGAACAGGGTATCACCTAACAAGCGTATGCCTGACTACAATTACATCCATAAGGAGCTGCTCCGCAATGGAGTCAGTAAAAAGCTTCTGTGGACAGAATACATGGAGGACTGCCGTGCGAATGGTGAGGAACCGCTCATGTATTCCCAGTTCTGCTATCACATCCAGCAGGATGAGCAGAAACGACGCGCTACCATGCATATCAACCGCAAACCCGGCGAACAGGTTGAAGTAGACTGGGCAGGGGATCCGGCAACGATCATCGATCCGGATACAGGAGAAATCATCAAAGCCTACATATTTGTTGGTGTGATGACTTACAGCCAGTATGCATATGTGGAAGCATGTATGGATATGAAGCAGAAGTCATGGATCAATGCCCACATTCATATGTACGAATATTTTGGCGGCGTTGCCAGAATACTCGTACCGGACAACTGCAAAACTGCAGTTGTCCATAATGGTGGATTTAAGGACCAACAAATCAATGAAACATATCAGGAAATGGCCGAACACTATGGCACCGCTATTATTCCGGCGCGTGTCAGGTCACCTAAGGATAAGCCGAATGCTGAAGGAACGGTAGGAAACATATCTGCCTGGATTACAGCGGCACTTCGGAAGGAACAGTTCTTTTCCCTTGCCGAATTAAACCGTGCAATCAGAGACAAGCTCGAACTGTTCAACCAAAGGCTCTTTCAGAAAAAAGAGGGCAGTCGGCGAAGCTTATTTCTTGGGGAAGAAAAACCATTGCTGGCACCATTACCTGCTACCCGTTTTGAACTGAGTGACTGGAAAACAGCCACCGTGCAGTTCAATTATCACATATCTGTGGACGGAATGCTATACTCAGTTCCGTATGAATACATCAAAAAGAAAGTTGATGTCAAGGTAACAGATACCACTATTGAGATTTTTTACAACCATAACCGCATTGCTTCCCATCGCCGTTTGAAAGGACGTACCGGGCAGTACAGCACTGTTACAGAGCATATGCCTGAAGACCATCAGAAATATCTGGAATGGAACGGCAACCGCTTCCGTAAGTGGGCTGAGCGGATTGGCATAAATACATACACTGCAGTCAATGCGATATTGACCTCCAAAGGTGTGGAACAGCAGACCTATCGGAGCTGTATGGGACTTCTAAAGCTTGCCGAGAAATATTCAGATGCATTGCTGGAAGCTGCCTGTAAAAAGGCGTTATCCTATACAGCATCGCCGAGTTACAAGAGCATTAAAAACATCCTTGTAACTGGTTCTGACAAGCCTGCATCAAAAACAACCGATACCAAGACCACACAGAAAGCACGCGGCATCACAAGAGGCGCCGACTATTATCGGAGGTAA
- the istB gene encoding IS21-like element helper ATPase IstB, whose protein sequence is MTNQSTIDKLIEMRLTAMADAFRNQLDSPKCRELPFDDQFGMLVDIEYSSRKNNRLNRLIMNAGFDQPEANIMDINYTSGRKLNKELIRRLATCEYISEHRNLFITGATGCGKTYMTCAFGMEACKQYFNTKYVRLPDLLIDLEMARTDGSYKKVMAKYANPVVLILDEWLLLKPTDSEQRDIFELLHRRRKKSSTIFCSQYEFEEWYDQLGGNDSPLADAIIDRIAHDSYRINITSIDAEHDISMREVYGLDKTLRE, encoded by the coding sequence ATGACCAATCAGAGTACAATTGATAAATTGATCGAAATGCGCCTTACAGCTATGGCAGATGCATTCCGTAACCAGCTGGATAGTCCCAAATGCAGGGAACTTCCATTTGATGATCAATTCGGTATGCTGGTAGATATCGAATATAGCAGTCGTAAAAATAATCGTCTCAATAGACTGATCATGAATGCCGGATTCGACCAGCCGGAAGCAAATATCATGGATATCAACTACACTTCCGGGCGCAAGTTGAACAAGGAACTGATTCGAAGACTTGCCACTTGCGAATATATATCTGAACACCGGAATCTTTTTATTACCGGCGCTACAGGCTGTGGTAAAACTTACATGACCTGTGCCTTTGGCATGGAGGCTTGTAAGCAGTATTTCAATACCAAGTATGTCCGCCTTCCTGATCTGCTTATTGACTTAGAGATGGCACGGACAGATGGCAGCTACAAAAAAGTCATGGCTAAGTATGCCAATCCTGTTGTCCTGATTCTGGATGAATGGCTTCTATTGAAACCAACAGATTCGGAACAAAGGGATATCTTCGAACTGCTCCACCGGAGACGCAAGAAATCTTCAACGATTTTCTGCTCCCAGTATGAATTTGAGGAGTGGTATGACCAACTGGGTGGTAATGACAGCCCACTGGCAGATGCAATCATTGATCGCATTGCCCATGACAGTTATCGTATCAACATCACAAGCATTGATGCCGAGCATGACATCTCAATGCGTGAGGTCTATGGATTAGACAAAACATTACGCGAGTAA